Proteins from a genomic interval of Streptomyces sp. NBC_01445:
- a CDS encoding DUF3105 domain-containing protein, giving the protein MSRTRKKAAATARKARIDEMRRAQQARDRRNRVITITLGTVIVAGLVGFGAYAINSANDKDDQQTAAAKKPVRGEKSWDAKKLGRNHVTKAVTYKMDPPVGGDHNQAWMTCDGTVYTKAIPNENAVHSLEHGAVWVTYNGKAGDADVAELGEKVAKTPYSLMSPVDGQAGPIMLSAWGHQLTVDKASDPRVEQFFTKYVQGAQTPEPGAACTNGLEGS; this is encoded by the coding sequence ATGAGCAGAACCCGCAAGAAGGCCGCGGCCACCGCACGCAAGGCCCGTATCGACGAGATGCGCCGCGCCCAGCAGGCCCGCGACCGGCGCAACCGCGTCATCACGATCACCCTCGGCACGGTCATCGTCGCCGGGCTCGTCGGCTTCGGCGCGTACGCCATCAACAGCGCGAACGACAAGGACGACCAGCAGACGGCCGCGGCGAAGAAGCCCGTGCGGGGCGAGAAGAGCTGGGACGCCAAGAAGCTCGGCCGCAACCATGTCACCAAGGCCGTCACCTACAAGATGGATCCGCCCGTCGGCGGGGACCACAACCAGGCCTGGATGACGTGCGACGGCACCGTCTACACCAAGGCCATACCGAACGAGAACGCCGTGCACTCCCTCGAACACGGCGCGGTCTGGGTGACGTACAACGGCAAGGCCGGTGACGCCGACGTCGCCGAGCTCGGCGAGAAGGTCGCCAAGACGCCCTACTCGCTGATGAGTCCGGTCGACGGCCAGGCCGGTCCGATCATGCTGTCCGCGTGGGGCCACCAGCTCACTGTCGACAAGGCCTCCGACCCGCGGGTCGAGCAGTTCTTCACCAAGTACGTGCAGGGTGCGCAGACCCCCGAGCCCGGCGCCGCCTGCACCAACGGCCTGGAGGGGAGCTGA
- a CDS encoding DUF305 domain-containing protein, producing the protein MTASTDTARSGEAAGRPAPVRLLLVGAAVLVALALALWVLATPGSGAGKPSSAEPPAVGSADAGFARDMAVHHQQAVEMSFIVRDRTGDEEVRRLAYDIANTQANQRGMLLGWLDLWGLPKVSPDGGYMAWMGGGHEHDHGDDGRAANSGALMPGMAADAELDRLRKAQGKDAEVLYLQLMTAHHMGGIDMASACAQQCEVPVERSLAQGMVDAQESEMTLMADLLRARGSAPR; encoded by the coding sequence ATGACGGCCTCGACGGACACGGCCAGGTCCGGCGAGGCGGCCGGGCGGCCCGCTCCCGTCCGGCTGCTCCTCGTGGGCGCGGCCGTCCTCGTCGCCCTCGCCCTGGCCCTGTGGGTTCTGGCCACCCCGGGCAGTGGCGCCGGGAAGCCGTCTTCGGCCGAGCCGCCGGCCGTGGGCTCCGCGGACGCGGGGTTCGCCCGGGACATGGCCGTCCACCATCAGCAGGCGGTGGAGATGTCGTTCATCGTCCGCGACCGCACGGGCGACGAGGAGGTGCGCCGGCTCGCGTACGACATCGCCAACACCCAGGCCAACCAGCGCGGCATGCTGCTGGGTTGGCTCGATCTGTGGGGGCTGCCGAAGGTCTCGCCGGACGGCGGCTACATGGCGTGGATGGGCGGCGGCCACGAGCATGACCACGGGGACGACGGACGTGCCGCGAACAGCGGCGCGCTCATGCCCGGGATGGCCGCCGACGCCGAACTCGACCGGCTGCGCAAGGCTCAGGGCAAGGACGCCGAGGTGCTCTACCTCCAGTTGATGACGGCGCATCACATGGGCGGCATCGACATGGCGAGCGCCTGTGCCCAGCAGTGCGAGGTACCGGTGGAGCGGAGTCTCGCGCAGGGCATGGTAGACGCGCAGGAGTCGGAGATGACGCTCATGGCCGACCTGCTGCGGGCGCGCGGTTCGGCGCCTCGCTGA
- a CDS encoding cyclic nucleotide-binding domain-containing protein: protein MTNATRLLTALPHEHRERLMTLAKEVSFDEDERIFEEGHIADRFWVVRSGAVSLDQQVTEHRKVTVASLGSGDLLGWSWLFPPHKWDFGAEAFSPVRAYEFDAQAVRDLCETDPALGMTLIRTVAEILAYRLGATRAKLMEQYSIHRTQPI from the coding sequence ATGACGAACGCGACGCGACTGCTGACCGCCCTTCCTCACGAGCATCGCGAGCGGCTGATGACGCTCGCCAAGGAGGTGTCGTTCGACGAGGACGAGCGGATCTTCGAGGAGGGCCACATCGCCGACCGGTTCTGGGTCGTGCGCTCGGGCGCGGTCTCTCTGGACCAGCAGGTCACCGAGCACAGAAAGGTGACTGTCGCCTCGCTGGGCTCGGGTGACCTGCTCGGCTGGTCATGGCTGTTCCCGCCGCACAAATGGGACTTCGGAGCCGAGGCGTTCAGCCCCGTGCGCGCCTACGAGTTCGACGCGCAGGCGGTGCGCGACCTCTGCGAGACCGATCCAGCGCTGGGCATGACCCTGATCCGTACCGTCGCCGAGATCCTGGCGTACCGGCTCGGGGCGACCCGCGCCAAGCTCATGGAGCAGTACTCCATCCACCGGACGCAACCGATCTGA
- a CDS encoding ankyrin repeat domain-containing protein — protein sequence MTTTLDSQDPIAVAVTAAIRQGDVPALRRLLAEHPGLASTAIAETARPDCSGIRTLLHIATDWPGHFPNGAQVIAALVEAGADPDARFSGAHTETPLHWAASTDDVAAVDALVAAGADIEAPGAVIGNGTPLADACAFGQWRAAFRLVEHGAHVTFEEAASLGLIDRVMAWGTAGEPPTPEEVAGAFWCACHGGRLATAQYLYGLGADPGRVGYGDKAPLDVAREQGATDVVEWLSAVAAKPVGDST from the coding sequence ATGACGACCACGCTCGATTCGCAGGACCCGATCGCCGTCGCGGTCACGGCGGCGATCCGCCAGGGCGACGTGCCGGCGCTGCGCCGCCTGCTCGCCGAACACCCGGGGCTGGCCTCCACCGCGATCGCGGAGACCGCCCGCCCGGACTGCTCCGGGATCCGCACACTGCTGCACATCGCGACCGACTGGCCCGGCCATTTCCCCAACGGTGCCCAGGTCATCGCCGCCCTTGTGGAGGCCGGGGCGGACCCCGACGCGCGTTTCTCCGGCGCACACACCGAGACGCCCCTGCACTGGGCGGCGAGCACTGACGACGTCGCCGCCGTCGATGCCCTCGTCGCGGCCGGCGCGGACATCGAGGCGCCCGGCGCGGTGATCGGCAACGGCACGCCCCTCGCCGACGCCTGCGCCTTCGGGCAGTGGCGCGCCGCGTTCCGGCTCGTGGAGCACGGCGCCCACGTCACGTTCGAGGAGGCCGCGTCGCTCGGCCTGATCGACCGGGTCATGGCCTGGGGGACCGCCGGGGAACCGCCGACGCCGGAGGAGGTGGCCGGCGCGTTCTGGTGCGCCTGTCACGGCGGCCGCCTGGCCACCGCCCAGTACTTGTACGGACTGGGGGCGGATCCCGGCCGGGTCGGCTACGGCGACAAGGCGCCTCTGGACGTCGCGCGCGAGCAGGGGGCCACGGACGTCGTCGAGTGGCTTTCCGCTGTCGCAGCGAAGCCGGTGGGTGACTCCACGTAA